From the genome of Streptomyces sp. NBC_00659, one region includes:
- a CDS encoding isocitrate lyase/PEP mutase family protein: protein MPGGAERFRALHHGRVPGDPLVLPGPWDAASARVFADAGFPALATPSAGVAASLGYADGETPAAEMFAAVARIARAVDVPVSADVEGGYGLAPRELVERLLEAGAVGCNLEDSEGGVLKDAARHADWLAEVRSAAADLLFVNARVDVFAYGDGDPGQAVGRAALYVAAGADCVYPIGAPIEVLPLLRSGVQGPLNAFARLDGTSPAELGELGATRVTFGPGLQRRAAEALGDLAAKLR, encoded by the coding sequence GTGCCGGGCGGGGCCGAGCGGTTCCGGGCGCTGCACCACGGACGGGTGCCGGGCGATCCGCTGGTGCTTCCGGGGCCCTGGGACGCGGCGAGCGCCCGGGTGTTCGCGGACGCGGGGTTCCCCGCGCTCGCCACGCCCAGCGCCGGGGTGGCCGCGTCACTGGGGTACGCGGACGGGGAGACGCCCGCCGCCGAGATGTTCGCCGCCGTCGCGCGGATCGCCCGTGCGGTCGACGTGCCGGTGTCGGCGGACGTCGAGGGCGGCTACGGGCTGGCGCCCCGGGAGCTGGTGGAACGGCTGCTGGAGGCGGGGGCCGTGGGCTGCAACCTCGAGGACTCCGAGGGCGGGGTCCTCAAGGACGCGGCCCGGCACGCCGACTGGCTGGCCGAGGTGCGGAGCGCGGCGGCGGACCTGCTGTTCGTGAACGCCCGGGTCGACGTCTTCGCGTACGGCGACGGTGATCCCGGGCAGGCCGTCGGGCGGGCCGCGCTGTACGTCGCGGCGGGCGCGGACTGCGTGTATCCGATCGGGGCCCCGATCGAGGTGCTCCCGCTGCTGCGGTCCGGTGTCCAGGGGCCCCTGAACGCGTTCGCCCGGCTCGACGGGACGTCCCCCGCCGAACTGGGCGAACTGGGCGCCACACGGGTCACGTTCGGTCCCGGGCTGCAACGCCGGGCGGCCGAGGCACTGGGGGACTTGGCGGCGAAGCTGCGTTAG
- a CDS encoding carboxymuconolactone decarboxylase family protein — MTTQDTTTRHTPTAPATPAGSTPPASAAPAAGAAPYAPEHSPRLAWAELAPDVYKAMVRLDAVARRGVDPTLLELVKIRASQLNHCAFCLDMHTKDALAAGESVERIIQLGAWEESRHFYTEREIAAIELTEAVTVLTDGFVPDEVYERAARHFEEADLVQLIASITMINAWNRFAVTCRMVPGHYRPGGHK, encoded by the coding sequence ATGACGACGCAGGACACGACCACCCGGCACACCCCGACAGCCCCGGCGACCCCCGCCGGCTCCACTCCCCCGGCCTCCGCGGCGCCCGCCGCCGGAGCCGCGCCGTACGCGCCCGAGCACTCCCCCCGACTGGCCTGGGCCGAACTCGCCCCCGATGTCTACAAGGCGATGGTCAGGCTCGACGCGGTGGCCCGGCGCGGGGTGGACCCCACCCTCCTCGAACTGGTGAAGATCCGTGCGTCGCAGCTCAACCACTGCGCGTTCTGCCTGGACATGCACACCAAGGACGCGCTCGCGGCGGGCGAGAGCGTGGAGCGGATCATCCAGCTCGGCGCGTGGGAGGAGTCGCGGCACTTCTACACGGAGAGGGAGATCGCGGCGATCGAGCTGACCGAGGCCGTCACGGTCCTGACGGACGGCTTCGTGCCGGACGAGGTGTACGAGCGCGCGGCCCGGCACTTCGAGGAGGCCGACCTGGTCCAGCTGATCGCCTCGATCACGATGATCAACGCCTGGAACCGGTTCGCCGTGACCTGCCGCATGGTGCCCGGCCACTACCGGCCGGGCGGGCACAAGTGA
- the pdxR gene encoding MocR-like pyridoxine biosynthesis transcription factor PdxR produces the protein MGKTWATLGVDLHVEPAGSGIRKGLTEALREAVRSGRLAPGTRLPSSRSLAVDLGVARNTVAESYADLVAEGWLTARQGSGTRVAERSVVRPAPQAAPRRREQARPAYDLVPGRPDLASFPRAAWLKAARRALTSAPHEAFGYGDPRGRPELRTALAGYLSRARGVRAEPERIVVCSGFSDGLTLLGAVLRRRGLRSVAVESYGLDVHWTLLHRSGLRTVPLPVDELGTDTRDMTGVRAVLLTPAHQFPMGVPLHPDRRAAVIAWARRTGGLVLDDDYDGEFRYDRQPVGALQGLDPGHVVHLGTASKSLAPALRLGWLVLPPSLVDEVVSLKGEGGWSTGALDQLTLAEFITSGAYDRHVRAARLRYRRRRDALVAALAVHAPDVHATGIAAGLHAVLRLPPGTERSVVQAAAFQGLAVHGLSHHRHPEAVGPHQDALVVGYGTPPDHAWSGALDALCRALP, from the coding sequence ATGGGGAAAACGTGGGCCACTCTGGGTGTCGACCTCCATGTCGAGCCGGCCGGGTCCGGTATCCGCAAGGGGCTGACGGAGGCGCTGCGCGAGGCCGTACGCAGCGGCCGGCTGGCCCCCGGGACCCGTCTCCCGTCCTCCCGCTCGCTCGCCGTCGACCTCGGCGTCGCCCGCAACACGGTCGCCGAGTCCTACGCCGACCTCGTCGCCGAGGGCTGGCTCACCGCGCGCCAGGGCTCGGGCACCCGGGTCGCCGAACGGAGCGTCGTACGACCGGCGCCCCAGGCCGCGCCGCGCCGCCGCGAACAGGCCCGTCCCGCCTACGACCTCGTCCCCGGCCGCCCCGACCTCGCGTCCTTCCCGCGCGCCGCCTGGCTCAAGGCGGCCCGCCGCGCCCTGACCAGCGCCCCGCACGAGGCCTTCGGCTACGGCGATCCACGCGGCCGCCCCGAGCTGCGCACCGCCCTCGCGGGCTACCTCTCCCGCGCCCGGGGCGTCCGCGCCGAGCCGGAGCGCATCGTGGTCTGCTCCGGCTTCTCGGACGGCCTCACCCTGCTCGGCGCGGTCCTGCGCCGCCGGGGGCTCCGCTCGGTCGCCGTGGAGTCGTACGGGCTGGACGTGCACTGGACGCTCCTGCACCGGTCGGGCCTGCGCACGGTCCCCCTGCCGGTCGACGAACTCGGCACCGACACGCGGGACATGACGGGCGTGCGGGCCGTCCTTCTCACCCCCGCGCACCAGTTCCCGATGGGCGTGCCGCTGCACCCGGACCGCCGGGCCGCCGTCATCGCCTGGGCCCGCCGCACCGGCGGGCTCGTCCTGGACGACGACTACGACGGCGAGTTCCGCTACGACCGGCAGCCCGTCGGCGCGCTGCAGGGACTGGACCCCGGCCACGTGGTCCATCTGGGCACCGCCAGCAAGTCCCTGGCCCCCGCGCTGCGCCTGGGCTGGCTCGTCCTGCCGCCGTCGCTCGTGGACGAGGTCGTCTCCCTGAAAGGGGAGGGAGGCTGGTCCACCGGGGCACTGGACCAGCTGACCCTGGCGGAGTTCATCACCTCCGGCGCCTACGACCGTCACGTGCGCGCCGCCCGCCTGCGCTACCGGCGCCGCCGGGACGCTCTCGTCGCGGCCCTCGCCGTCCACGCCCCGGACGTGCACGCCACCGGTATCGCCGCCGGACTGCACGCGGTGCTCCGGCTCCCGCCCGGCACCGAGCGGTCGGTCGTCCAGGCCGCCGCCTTCCAGGGCCTGGCCGTCCACGGCCTCTCCCACCACCGCCATCCGGAAGCGGTCGGTCCGCACCAGGACGCCCTGGTCGTCGGTTACGGCACCCCGCCGGATCACGCCTGGTCGGGCGCCCTGGACGCCCTGTGCCGGGCACTTCCCTGA
- a CDS encoding glutathionylspermidine synthase family protein: MERRTITPRPGWQQTVERQGLIYPLTRHPDDSLRPYWDESAYYAFSLPEVEALEEVVEELHAMCLTAAGHIVERGRFTDLGIDDPRVVAAVSEAWHRRGELPSVYGRFDLRYDGTGPAKLLEYNADTPTSLVEAAGPQWFWMEDRFPGADQWNSLHERLVAAWRKQAALLPPGSPLHFAHSAEDELGEDLMTVAYLKETAEQAGLDTDWISMEEIGWDPLSGRFVDNRLGFIRACFKLYPWEWLTTDAFAGHVLDTLDNGGGTGTTLWIEPAWKMLLSNKAVLAVLWELYPDHPNLLPAYLDGPRELARTNGYVAKPLLGREGAGVTIHEPGAAPAVREEACCYQELAPLPSFDGNRVVLGAWVVEDESAGLGIRESSGPVTDEYARFLPHVIL; encoded by the coding sequence ATGGAACGCCGCACCATCACCCCCCGCCCCGGCTGGCAGCAGACCGTCGAGCGGCAGGGGCTGATCTACCCGCTCACCCGCCACCCCGACGACTCCCTGCGCCCCTACTGGGACGAGAGCGCCTACTACGCCTTCTCGCTGCCCGAGGTGGAGGCGCTGGAGGAGGTCGTCGAGGAGCTGCACGCCATGTGCCTGACGGCCGCCGGTCACATCGTCGAGCGGGGACGCTTCACCGACCTCGGCATCGACGACCCCCGGGTCGTGGCGGCCGTCTCCGAGGCCTGGCACCGGCGCGGCGAACTCCCCTCCGTCTACGGCCGTTTCGACCTCCGCTACGACGGAACGGGCCCGGCGAAACTCCTCGAGTACAACGCCGACACACCGACCTCGCTGGTCGAGGCCGCCGGCCCGCAGTGGTTCTGGATGGAGGACCGCTTCCCCGGCGCCGACCAGTGGAACTCCCTCCACGAACGCCTCGTCGCGGCCTGGAGGAAGCAGGCCGCCCTCCTCCCGCCGGGCAGCCCGCTCCACTTCGCGCACTCCGCCGAGGACGAACTCGGCGAGGACCTGATGACGGTCGCCTATCTGAAGGAGACCGCGGAGCAGGCGGGACTCGACACGGACTGGATCTCCATGGAGGAGATCGGCTGGGACCCCCTCTCCGGCCGCTTCGTCGACAACCGGCTCGGGTTCATCCGCGCCTGCTTCAAGCTCTATCCCTGGGAGTGGCTCACCACCGACGCGTTCGCCGGTCATGTCCTGGACACCCTCGACAACGGCGGCGGCACCGGCACGACCCTGTGGATCGAGCCCGCCTGGAAGATGCTCCTCTCCAACAAGGCCGTCCTCGCCGTCCTCTGGGAGCTCTACCCGGACCACCCGAACCTCCTCCCCGCCTACCTCGACGGCCCCCGTGAGCTGGCCCGTACGAACGGCTACGTCGCCAAACCCCTGCTCGGCCGCGAGGGCGCCGGTGTGACGATCCACGAACCCGGCGCCGCCCCCGCCGTACGCGAAGAGGCCTGCTGCTACCAGGAGCTGGCACCGCTCCCGTCCTTCGACGGCAACCGTGTCGTCCTCGGCGCCTGGGTCGTCGAGGACGAGTCGGCGGGCCTCGGCATCCGGGAGTCCTCGGGCCCGGTCACGGACGAGTACGCCCGCTTCCTGCCCCACGTGATCCTCTGA
- the rocD gene encoding ornithine--oxo-acid transaminase produces the protein MDARETTEAYIASADEHSAHNYHPLPVVVATADGAWMTDVEGRRFLDMLAGYSALNFGHGNRRLIEAAKAQLDRVTLTSRAFHHDRFADFCRELASLCGMEMVLPMNTGAEAVETAVKTARKWGYRVKGVPAEMAKIVVAGNNFHGRTTTVISFSTDPEARADFGPYTPGFEIVPYGDLTAMRSAVTENTVAVLLEPIQGEAGVLVPPAGYLPAVRELTLERDVLFVADEIQSGLGRTGRTFACEHEGVVPDMYVLGKALGGGVVPVSAVVSSAEVLGVFRPGEHGSTFGGNPLACAVALEVIAMLRSGEYQRRAAELGEHLHRELGLLKDSGHVTAVRGRGLWAGVDIAPAYGTGREISEKLMDRGVLVKDTHGVTVRIAPPLVITEEDLDWGLAQLRAVLGA, from the coding sequence ATGGATGCCAGGGAGACGACGGAGGCGTACATCGCCTCGGCCGACGAGCACAGCGCGCACAACTACCACCCGCTGCCGGTCGTCGTGGCGACGGCGGACGGGGCCTGGATGACGGACGTCGAGGGGCGCCGTTTCCTCGACATGCTGGCCGGATACTCGGCGCTGAACTTCGGCCACGGCAACCGGCGGCTGATCGAGGCGGCCAAGGCGCAGCTCGACCGGGTGACGCTGACGTCGCGGGCGTTCCACCACGACCGGTTCGCGGACTTCTGCCGGGAGTTGGCCTCGCTGTGCGGCATGGAGATGGTGCTGCCGATGAACACCGGGGCGGAGGCGGTGGAGACGGCGGTGAAGACGGCCCGCAAGTGGGGGTATCGAGTCAAGGGCGTCCCGGCCGAGATGGCGAAGATCGTGGTCGCGGGCAACAACTTCCACGGGCGGACGACGACGGTCATCAGTTTCTCGACGGACCCGGAGGCGCGGGCCGACTTCGGCCCGTACACACCGGGATTCGAGATCGTGCCGTACGGGGACCTGACGGCGATGCGGTCGGCGGTCACGGAGAACACGGTGGCCGTGCTGCTGGAACCGATCCAGGGCGAGGCGGGGGTGCTGGTGCCGCCGGCCGGTTACCTGCCGGCCGTGCGGGAGCTGACGCTGGAGCGCGATGTGCTGTTCGTCGCGGACGAGATCCAGTCGGGGCTGGGGCGCACCGGCCGTACGTTCGCGTGCGAGCACGAGGGTGTGGTGCCGGACATGTACGTCCTCGGGAAGGCGCTCGGCGGCGGAGTGGTGCCGGTGTCGGCGGTGGTGTCGAGCGCCGAGGTGCTGGGGGTGTTCCGGCCCGGGGAGCACGGGTCGACCTTCGGCGGGAATCCGCTGGCCTGCGCGGTGGCCCTGGAGGTGATCGCGATGCTGAGGTCGGGCGAGTACCAGCGGCGGGCCGCCGAGCTCGGTGAGCATCTGCACCGTGAACTGGGTCTGTTGAAGGATTCCGGTCATGTCACCGCGGTGCGCGGGCGCGGGCTGTGGGCGGGCGTCGACATCGCCCCGGCGTACGGCACGGGCCGGGAGATCTCGGAGAAGCTGATGGACCGGGGTGTCCTCGTCAAGGACACCCACGGGGTCACCGTCCGGATCGCCCCGCCGCTGGTCATCACCGAGGAGGACCTGGACTGGGGTCTGGCCCAGCTGCGGGCCGTACTGGGCGCGTAG
- a CDS encoding glycine hydroxymethyltransferase, producing the protein MPEPLSTESTAFRSALDVIRAVEPRVADAIGQEIADQRDMLKLIASENYASPATLLAMGNWFSDKYAEGTVGRRFYAGCRNVDTVEALAAEHARELFGAEHAYAQPHSGIDANLVAFWAVLAARVEVPALAKAGVRNVNDLSEADWAELRQAFGNQRMLGMSLDAGGHLTHGFRPNISGKMFDQRSYGTDPATGLIDYEALRASAREFKPLIIVAGYSAYPRLVNFRVMREIADEVGATLMVDMAHFAGLVAGKVLTGDFDPVPHAQIVTTTTHKSLRGPRGGMVLCDETLAEQVDRGCPMVLGGPLPHVMAAKAVALAEARRPEFRDYAQAVVDNSRALAEGLMRRGATLVTGGTDNHLNLIDVASSYGLTGRQAESALLDSGIVTNRNAIPADPNGAWYTSGIRIGTPALTTRGLGATEMDEIAGLIDRVLTAAEAGTTAKGAPSKAQHVLDAKISDEIAHRASDLLTGFPLYPEIDLG; encoded by the coding sequence ATGCCAGAGCCCCTTTCCACCGAGTCCACCGCCTTCCGCAGCGCCCTCGACGTGATCCGGGCCGTGGAGCCCCGTGTCGCCGACGCCATCGGCCAGGAGATCGCCGACCAGCGCGACATGCTCAAACTGATCGCGTCCGAGAACTACGCCTCCCCGGCCACCCTGCTGGCCATGGGCAACTGGTTCAGCGACAAGTACGCCGAGGGCACCGTCGGCCGCCGCTTCTACGCCGGCTGCCGCAACGTCGACACCGTCGAGGCCCTCGCCGCCGAGCACGCCCGCGAACTGTTCGGCGCCGAGCACGCCTACGCCCAGCCGCACTCCGGCATCGACGCCAACCTCGTCGCCTTCTGGGCCGTCCTCGCCGCCCGCGTGGAGGTCCCGGCTCTTGCCAAGGCCGGCGTCCGCAACGTCAACGACCTCTCCGAGGCCGACTGGGCCGAACTGCGCCAGGCCTTCGGCAACCAGCGCATGCTCGGCATGTCCCTGGACGCCGGCGGCCACCTCACCCACGGCTTCCGCCCGAACATCTCGGGCAAGATGTTCGACCAGCGCTCCTACGGCACCGACCCCGCCACCGGTCTCATCGACTACGAGGCCCTGCGCGCCTCCGCCCGCGAGTTCAAGCCGCTGATCATCGTCGCCGGGTACTCCGCCTACCCCCGTCTGGTGAACTTCCGCGTCATGCGCGAGATCGCCGACGAGGTCGGCGCCACCCTCATGGTCGACATGGCGCACTTCGCCGGCCTGGTCGCGGGCAAGGTCCTGACCGGCGACTTCGACCCGGTCCCGCACGCCCAGATCGTCACCACCACCACGCACAAGTCGCTCCGCGGCCCGCGCGGCGGCATGGTCCTGTGCGACGAGACCCTCGCCGAGCAGGTCGACCGCGGCTGCCCGATGGTCCTCGGCGGACCGCTTCCCCACGTCATGGCCGCCAAGGCCGTCGCGCTCGCCGAGGCCCGCCGCCCCGAGTTCCGCGACTACGCCCAGGCCGTCGTCGACAACTCCCGCGCGCTCGCCGAGGGCCTGATGCGCCGCGGCGCCACACTGGTCACCGGCGGCACGGACAACCACCTCAACCTCATCGACGTGGCCTCCTCCTACGGCCTGACCGGCCGCCAGGCCGAGTCCGCCCTGCTCGACTCGGGCATCGTCACCAACCGCAACGCCATTCCCGCCGACCCGAACGGCGCCTGGTACACCTCCGGCATCCGCATCGGCACGCCCGCGCTGACCACCCGCGGGCTCGGCGCCACCGAGATGGACGAGATCGCCGGTCTGATCGACCGCGTCCTGACCGCCGCGGAGGCGGGCACCACCGCCAAGGGCGCGCCCTCCAAGGCGCAGCACGTCCTGGACGCGAAGATCTCCGACGAGATCGCCCACCGCGCGAGCGACCTGCTCACCGGCTTCCCGCTCTACCCGGAGATCGACCTCGGCTGA
- the trpS gene encoding tryptophan--tRNA ligase has protein sequence MASDSPRVLSGIQPTAGSFHLGNYLGAVRQWVALQESHDAFYMVVDLHAITIPQDPADLRANTRLAAAQLLAAGLDPERCTLFVQSHVPEHAQLAWVMNCLTGFGEASRMTQFKDKSAKQGADRASVGLFTYPVLQVADILLYQAHEVPVGEDQRQHIELTRDLAERFNGRFGDTFRIPKPYILKETAKIFDLQDPSIKMSKSASTPKGLINLLDDPKVTAKKVKSAVTDTDTVIRYDASAKPGVSNLLTIYSTLTGTGIGELEEKYAGKGYGALKTDLAEVMVDFVTPFRERTQQYLDDPETLDSILAKGAEKARAVAAETLSQAYDRVGFLPAKH, from the coding sequence ATGGCCTCTGACAGTCCTCGCGTGCTCTCCGGAATCCAGCCCACGGCAGGCTCGTTCCACCTCGGCAACTACCTCGGCGCCGTCCGTCAGTGGGTGGCGCTCCAGGAGTCCCACGACGCGTTCTACATGGTCGTCGACCTGCACGCGATCACGATTCCGCAGGACCCCGCGGACCTGCGTGCCAACACCCGGCTCGCGGCGGCGCAGCTCCTCGCCGCGGGACTCGACCCCGAGCGCTGCACGCTCTTCGTCCAGAGCCATGTCCCCGAGCACGCGCAGCTCGCCTGGGTGATGAACTGCCTCACCGGTTTCGGCGAGGCCTCCCGCATGACCCAGTTCAAGGACAAGTCCGCCAAGCAGGGCGCCGACCGCGCGAGCGTGGGCCTCTTCACGTACCCGGTCCTCCAGGTGGCGGACATCCTGCTGTACCAGGCCCACGAGGTCCCGGTCGGCGAGGACCAGCGCCAGCACATCGAGCTGACCCGCGACCTCGCGGAGCGTTTCAACGGCCGCTTCGGCGACACCTTCCGGATTCCCAAGCCGTACATCCTCAAGGAGACGGCGAAGATCTTCGATCTCCAGGACCCGTCGATCAAGATGAGCAAGTCGGCGTCGACGCCGAAGGGCCTCATCAATCTGCTCGACGACCCGAAGGTGACCGCCAAGAAGGTCAAGAGCGCGGTCACCGACACGGACACCGTCATCAGGTACGACGCGAGCGCCAAGCCGGGTGTCAGCAACCTGCTGACCATCTACTCGACGCTCACCGGCACGGGAATCGGTGAACTGGAGGAGAAGTACGCCGGCAAGGGCTACGGTGCGCTGAAAACGGACCTCGCCGAGGTCATGGTCGACTTCGTGACGCCGTTCCGGGAGCGCACCCAGCAGTATCTGGACGATCCCGAGACGCTCGACTCGATTCTGGCCAAGGGTGCCGAGAAGGCGCGCGCCGTCGCCGCCGAGACGCTCTCCCAGGCGTACGACCGGGTCGGATTCCTGCCCGCCAAGCACTGA
- a CDS encoding 2'-5' RNA ligase family protein, which translates to MGTVTIGVSIAVPEPHGSLLQERRAGFGDPAACCIPTHVTLLPPTEVEESALPAIETHLVEVAAAGRPFPMLLSGTGTFRPLSPVVYVRVAEGAEACTRLQKQVRDVSGPVARELQFPYHPHVTVAHGIDDEAMDHAFEALSGYEAGWPCTGFALYEQGADGVWRKLREFAFGGAVVPPQATSPERDTTLPAL; encoded by the coding sequence GTGGGGACCGTAACGATCGGTGTGTCGATCGCGGTCCCGGAGCCTCACGGCAGCCTGCTCCAGGAGCGGCGCGCGGGCTTCGGCGACCCCGCGGCTTGCTGCATTCCCACGCACGTCACCCTGTTGCCGCCGACCGAGGTCGAGGAATCGGCGCTGCCCGCGATCGAGACGCACCTCGTCGAGGTCGCGGCCGCCGGGCGCCCGTTCCCGATGCTGCTGTCCGGCACCGGCACCTTCCGCCCCCTGTCACCGGTCGTGTACGTCCGGGTCGCCGAGGGCGCCGAGGCCTGCACCCGGCTCCAGAAGCAGGTCCGGGACGTCTCGGGTCCCGTCGCCCGCGAGCTCCAGTTCCCGTACCACCCGCACGTCACCGTGGCCCACGGCATCGACGACGAGGCGATGGACCACGCCTTCGAGGCGCTCTCCGGGTACGAGGCCGGGTGGCCCTGCACCGGCTTCGCCCTCTACGAGCAGGGTGCCGACGGCGTGTGGCGCAAGCTCCGCGAGTTCGCCTTCGGCGGCGCCGTGGTGCCCCCGCAGGCCACCTCGCCCGAGCGGGACACCACACTTCCGGCGCTCTGA
- a CDS encoding decaprenylphospho-beta-D-erythro-pentofuranosid-2-ulose 2-reductase, whose product MKDAFGIPQSLLVLGGTSEIALATARRLITRRTRTVWLAGRPAPALEAAAERLRRLGADVRTLAFDALDPESHEAVLGKVFAEGDIDVVLMAFGVLGDQALDEKEPVAAVRVAQTNYTGAVSSGLVCARALQTQGHGSLVVLSSVAGERARRSNFIYGSSKAGLDAFAQGLGDALHGTGAHVMVVRPGFVRTRMTAHLPEVPLSTTPEAVAAAIELGLRRRSETVWVPGALRMVMSALRHTPRAVFRRLPL is encoded by the coding sequence ATGAAGGACGCCTTCGGTATCCCCCAGTCCCTGCTGGTCCTCGGCGGCACGTCCGAGATCGCGCTGGCCACGGCGCGCCGGCTGATCACCCGGCGGACCCGCACGGTGTGGCTCGCCGGACGGCCGGCCCCCGCTCTGGAAGCGGCCGCCGAGCGGCTGCGCCGGCTCGGCGCGGACGTCCGTACCCTCGCCTTCGACGCCCTCGATCCCGAGTCCCACGAGGCCGTGCTCGGCAAGGTCTTCGCCGAGGGCGACATCGACGTGGTGCTGATGGCCTTCGGGGTGCTCGGCGACCAGGCCCTGGACGAGAAGGAGCCGGTCGCGGCGGTCCGGGTCGCGCAGACCAACTACACGGGCGCGGTGTCCTCGGGTCTGGTGTGCGCGCGGGCGCTGCAGACGCAGGGGCACGGCTCCCTGGTGGTGCTGTCCTCGGTCGCGGGCGAACGCGCCCGCCGCTCGAACTTCATCTACGGCTCCAGCAAGGCGGGCCTGGACGCCTTCGCGCAGGGCCTGGGCGATGCCCTCCACGGCACCGGCGCGCACGTCATGGTCGTACGCCCCGGATTCGTCCGTACGCGGATGACGGCCCATCTGCCCGAGGTACCGCTGTCGACCACCCCGGAGGCGGTGGCCGCGGCGATCGAACTGGGGCTGAGGCGCCGCTCGGAGACGGTGTGGGTGCCGGGGGCCCTGAGGATGGTCATGTCCGCGCTGCGGCACACGCCGCGCGCGGTCTTCAGGCGGCTGCCGCTCTGA
- a CDS encoding FAD-binding oxidoreductase produces MPADSVSVTGWGRTAPTTARLVRPRTYGEAAAAVRECGVRGGIARGLGRAYGDAAQNAGGAVLDMTGLDRIHAIDAGGGTVRCDAGVSLHRLMEVLLPLGWFVPVTPGTRYVTVGGAIGADIHGKNHHVSGSFARHVLSFELLTADGEIRTVGPGTPLFDATAGGMGLTGVILTATVRLQPVETALMSVDTERAADLDDLMARLTATDHRYRYSVAWIDLLARGAGTGRSVLTRGEHAPLDALPPRARRHPLAFRPSRLPAAPVFVPEGLLGRTTVGLFNELWYRRAPRLRTGELQPIPAFFHPLDGVPHWNRVYGRGGFVQYQFVVGHGREETLRRIVRRISERRCPSFLAVLKRFGEGDPGWLSFPVPGWTLALDIPAGLPGLGAFLDELDEEVAQAGGRVYLAKDARLRPELLDVMYPRLGAFRSLRQELDPRGVFTSDLSRRLGL; encoded by the coding sequence ATGCCTGCCGACTCCGTCTCCGTCACGGGTTGGGGCCGCACCGCCCCGACCACCGCCCGTCTGGTCCGTCCGCGCACCTACGGGGAGGCGGCGGCCGCCGTGAGGGAGTGCGGGGTCCGGGGAGGGATCGCCCGGGGGCTCGGACGGGCCTACGGCGACGCCGCGCAGAACGCGGGCGGGGCGGTGCTCGACATGACGGGCCTGGACCGGATCCACGCCATCGACGCGGGCGGCGGCACGGTCCGGTGCGACGCGGGGGTGTCCCTGCACCGGCTCATGGAGGTCCTGCTCCCCCTCGGCTGGTTCGTGCCGGTGACGCCGGGGACCCGCTATGTGACCGTGGGCGGCGCGATCGGCGCGGACATCCACGGCAAGAACCACCACGTGTCGGGCTCCTTCGCCCGTCACGTCCTGTCCTTCGAGCTGCTGACGGCGGACGGCGAGATCCGGACGGTCGGACCCGGCACCCCGCTGTTCGACGCCACGGCGGGCGGCATGGGCCTGACCGGCGTGATCCTGACGGCGACCGTCCGCCTCCAGCCGGTGGAGACCGCCCTGATGTCCGTCGACACCGAACGCGCGGCGGACCTGGACGACCTGATGGCCCGCCTCACCGCCACCGACCACCGGTACCGCTACTCGGTGGCCTGGATCGACCTCCTCGCGCGCGGGGCCGGGACGGGGCGCTCGGTCCTGACCCGCGGCGAGCACGCGCCGCTGGACGCGCTCCCCCCGCGGGCCCGCAGACACCCGCTGGCGTTCCGCCCGTCGCGCCTCCCGGCCGCCCCCGTCTTCGTGCCCGAAGGGCTCCTCGGACGGACGACGGTCGGCCTCTTCAACGAACTCTGGTACCGCAGGGCGCCCCGCCTGCGGACCGGTGAACTCCAGCCGATCCCGGCCTTCTTCCATCCCCTGGACGGGGTGCCGCACTGGAACCGGGTCTACGGGCGCGGCGGCTTCGTCCAGTACCAGTTCGTCGTCGGACACGGCCGGGAGGAGACCCTGCGGCGGATCGTGCGGCGGATCTCCGAACGCCGCTGCCCGTCCTTCCTCGCCGTCCTCAAGCGCTTCGGAGAGGGCGATCCTGGCTGGCTGTCCTTCCCCGTGCCCGGCTGGACCCTGGCCCTGGACATCCCGGCGGGCCTGCCGGGCCTCGGCGCCTTCCTCGACGAACTGGACGAGGAGGTGGCGCAGGCCGGAGGGCGCGTGTACCTCGCCAAGGACGCGCGGCTGCGGCCCGAGCTGCTGGACGTCATGTATCCGCGGCTCGGCGCGTTCCGGTCGCTGCGCCAGGAGCTGGACCCGCGGGGGGTCTTCACCTCGGACCTGTCCCGCCGGCTCGGCCTGTAG